A portion of the Cryptomeria japonica chromosome 5, Sugi_1.0, whole genome shotgun sequence genome contains these proteins:
- the LOC131042296 gene encoding polyphenol oxidase I, chloroplastic: protein MESAMLALPMFSHARNTNQWLPLDSKHQISCARKVRKTHGAHTKNLASMRVRCENKEDGRMEMERRQLLLTSSTLGVVAFTSGKAMSKPFPAPDLSKCTYPTDLPTGATVDGGCCPPFKAGEIAVDFKLPTSLPLRTRKAAHLVDTDFIEKYDKALTAMKNLPSDDPRSFVQQGRVHCAYCNGAYKVGSDTVQVHKSWIFAPFHRWYIYFYERILGSLIHDDTFALPFWNWDHEDGMAIPAMFVDKSRSMYNSNRDPCHQPPTLLNLAEYKNCASGDVSANYANIYNHMVSGAGTAELFHGAAVRYEGETDVTLTAGALESSPHNLVHLWGGSPSNKNREDIGSLYSAGRDPLFYSHHSNVDRMWYIWNNKLGNKNFDDKDLLETEFLFYDENKQLVKVKASDCYDISKLKYQYQDRELPWLNKGRSLKKAGTAVPKPKTSTFEKVVDDKAKNLFSPLTFKVERPNKRPGKGQLEVLKIEGVETDRKAFAAFEIFINYPGANSSTSFNNPHYAGCFTSIGHGKMTEGSMKSMTTKESFKIGISETLEDLGIDNDDEIVVTLVPKSAKDLTTSPIKFTSIKIDYINK from the exons ATGGAGAGTGCAATGCTTGCTTTGCCAATGTTCTCGCATGCACGCAACACAAATCAATGGCTTCCATTAGATTCGAAGCACCAGATTTCATGTGCAAGAAAAGTGAGGAAAACTCACGGTGCTCACACAAAGAATTTAGCATCAATGCGAGTTCGTTGTGAGAATAAAGAAGACGGTCGCATGGAAATGGAGCGCCGCCAGCTGCTGTTAACGTCATCGACATTGGGCGTTGTGGCTTTCACGAGCGGGAAGGCCATGTCCAAGCCATTTCCGGCGCCTGATCTGTCGAAATGTACGTACCCCACTGATCTTCCGACTGGCGCAACGGTAGATGGTGGGTGCTGTCCTCCATTCAAGGCTGGAGAAATTGCTGTGGACTTCAAACTTCCGACGTCTCTGCCATTGCGGACGCGTAAAGCGGCGCATCTGGTGGACACGGATTTCATCGAAAAGTACGATAAGGCATTGACGGCAATGAAGAACCTCCCTTCCGATGACCCTCGGAGTTTTGTCCAGCAAGGCAGAGTGCACTGCGCATATTGCAACGGAGCCTACAAGGTGGGATCAGATACTGTGCAGGTTCACAAGTCATGGATCTTTGCTCCTTTCCATCGCTGGTATATCTATTTCTACGAGCGCATTTTGGGATCTCTCATCCATGACGATACCTTTGCGCTGCCATTCTGGAACTGGGACCACGAGGATGGGATGGCGATTCCTGCCATGTTCGTCGACAAGAGCCGGTCCATGTACAACAGTAACAGGGATCCATGTCACCAGCCTCCCACGCTTCTCAATCTGGCGGAGTATAAGAACTGCGCGTCAGGCGATGTGAGTGCCAACTATGCTAACATCTATAACCACATGGTGTCTGGTGCGGGAACTGCAGAGCTCTTCCACGGTGCTGCTGTTCG GTACGAGGGCGAAACAGATGTAACATTGACGGCGGGAGCGCTGGAAAGTTCTCCGCATAATCTTGTGCACCTTTGGGGCGGCTCTCCCAGTAACAAAAACCGTGAAGACATTGGCAGCTTATACTCGGCAGGCAGAGATCCTCTCTTCTATTCTCATCACTCCAATGTTGACCGCATGTGGTACATCTGGAACAACAAATTGGGTAACAAAAACTTTGACGACAAAGATCTTTTGGAAACCGAGTTCCTGTTCTACGATGAGAATAAGCAGCTTGTAAAGGTTAAAGCCAGCGACTGTTATGATATAAGCAAGCTTAAGTATCAATACCAGGATAGAGAGCTCCCCTGGTTGAATAAGGGGCGGTCATTGAAGAAGGCCGGAACGGCCGTTCCTAAGCCTAAAACATCCACCTTTGAAAAGGTTGTCGATGACAAGGCCAAGAATCTGTTTTCTCCCTTGACCTTTAAGGTTGAGAGGCCGAACAAGAGACCTGGGAAAGGACAATTGGAGGTTCTTAAGATTGAGGGAGTGGAGACTGACAGAAAGGCGTTTGCAGCATTCGAAATATTCATAAATTATCCCGGGGCCAACTCTAGCACTTCCTTCAACAACCCTCATTATGCAGGCTGCTTTACTTCTATCGGGCATGGCAAAATGACAGAAGGATCTATGAAGTCAATGACTACTAAGGAGAGTTTCAAGATTGGGATTTCTGAGACGCTGGAAGATTTGGGCATAGATAATGATGATGAAATAGTTGTTACGCTCGTCCCAAAGTCGGCCAAAGATTTGACTACATCTCCCATTAAGTTTACTTCCATAAAGATTGATTATATTAACAAGTAA
- the LOC131876200 gene encoding uncharacterized protein LOC131876200 gives MGTHKQATSPSILVEKNDESREEDTPGLDSVWRDSGRSWTSLFEVKPSGKFSLSPVHNISNAEKGRFSIEILDTVIDHNINLMAMTLVGKFLGPRPNIDIVRAFAKCKWSFKGQVEITTMPKGALTLAFSCKGDMSRVLCDGPWLTGKAMLALQKWAPKMALDESFFIQASFWVRLSGLPLEF, from the coding sequence ATGGGGACCCACAAGCAGGCGACAAGCCCATCGATCCTGGTGGAAAAAAATGATGAATCACGTGAGGAAGACACTCCTGGTTTGGACTCGGTGTGGAGGGATAGTGGAAGGTCTTGGACTTCTCTATTTGAGGTCAAACCGAGTGGAAAGTTCTCACTCTCCCCAGTTCACAATATCTCAAATGCAGAAAAGGGGAGATTTTCCATTGAAATCCTAGACACTGTTATTGACCATAACATTAACCTTATGGCAATGACATTGGTAGGAAAATTTCTGGGGCCTAGGCCGAATATTGATATTGTTAGGGCTTTTGCTAAATGTAAATGGTCGTTTAAAGGGCAAGTGGAGATTACAACTATGCCAAAAGGGGCTTTGACTTTAGCATTCTCATGCAAGGGAGATATGTCAAGGGTGCTTTGTGATGGTCCATGGTTGACTGGTAAAGCTATGCTAGCTCTACAAAAATGGGCACCTAAGATGGCACTCGATGAATCCTTTTTTATCCAGGCATCGTTCTGGGTTAGATTGTCAGGGCTTCCCTTAGAATTCTAG